The sequence ATAGAGCGGCCGGCGGCCCTGCAGCCGTCGGCCCAGCACGTCCCCCAGCACGGGGAAGAGGTCGGGGCGGGGCAGGGCATCGTCCTCGGCCAGCAGCACGTGCCGAGCCCCGCTGGCCAGCGCCCGGCCCAGGCAGAAGAGGTAGTCGGCCTTCTCCTTCTCGAAGGGGTCGTCCTCGGGCGCCGGGGGCGAGCCCTCCTCCCCGAAGCGGCGCACCTCCGGGATCAGGCTCCGGGCCCGCCGGGGCAGGGCGTGGTCCTCGGGCGGGTGGTGGACGTTGCAGGCGAAGAGCCGGGCCCGCCCGCACCAGGGGCACAGGTGCAGCAGGCGGTGGTAGGCGGCCGCCACCTGCAGGAAGTAGCGGTGCTCTGCGCCCTGCCGGCGGGCTGTGGTGACAATGGCCAGTGTCAGCCCCGGGGgccccttctcctcctcctcctcctcgcgCCACTGCGGGGTGTCCCGGAAGTACCGCTCAGCCTCCTCGGCCCGTTCCAGGCTCCGGGCCAGGGCCTGGTCCGTCAGCCGTTGCAGGCCCTCCGCCCCGCCAAGGTAGTAGCGGGAGAGCCGCCTGTCCGCCCCGAAGAGGGGCAGCCCCACCCCCAGCACCAGCAGGTAGAGGAGGGCCAGCTGGAGCCAGGGGCGGCCCAGCAGGTCACGGGGGGGCATCGTGAACGGGCCAGGGACCGGCCCCCTCCTTCAGTGAGGACGGGACCTCCAGCTGGGCCTCAGTCCTTCAAAACTACTTCAAACGCCCCCAAACAGGTTTCAAATCTACCCACCCCTACCCCACTGTCTTCTCCCTGAAACAGGTCTCACATACTGCCCCGTTTCTCCCCGCAGCGAGGATGGAAGCCCGAAGTCCCTGACTACACCGAAATCAACCCCCTTCTGCTCTTTCCTCTTCTCTGGGGCAATCCCACAAGAAGAATGGGATACCatgaatcacctccctcctcacccttttccagatgctgccccccccccccccagcaaggACGGGGCACGAACGAGGACTCGTAACCCCAACCGgacctcaagtccccaccccgCTCGCCTGGCCCGCCACCAGGGAGGGTGGGACACCA is a genomic window of Mobula birostris isolate sMobBir1 unplaced genomic scaffold, sMobBir1.hap1 scaffold_862, whole genome shotgun sequence containing:
- the pgap4 gene encoding post-GPI attachment to proteins factor 4, yielding MPPRDLLGRPWLQLALLYLLVLGVGLPLFGADRRLSRYYLGGAEGLQRLTDQALARSLERAEEAERYFRDTPQWREEEEEEKGPPGLTLAIVTTARRQGAEHRYFLQVAAAYHRLLHLCPWCGRARLFACNVHHPPEDHALPRRARSLIPEVRRFGEEGSPPAPEDDPFEKEKADYLFCLGRALASGARHVLLAEDDALPRPDLFPVLGDVLGRRLQGRRPLYVKLYHPERLQGYLHPEPARLLEWAGLGALGGSLLRWLLPAPAGRRSRRSLAALAALCMLAAELGGRVYLLELRRLSPQLYALAPASHCCTPAMAFTADGARRAMAYLGERRCRRGYAKDTALYEAARQHSEEAYVVEPNLVWHIGLYSTLRGYIARPSL